Genomic window (Geothermobacter ehrlichii):
CATGCCGATACCGTCGGCGATCGACGGCAGCAGGCCGTTCTTGGAGGCAAAGGCCTCCGCCCGCCCGAGAATCAGGCAGTTGACGACGATCAGGGGGATGAAGATGCCAAGCGCCTTGTAGAGGTCGTAGACATAGGCCTCCATGCAGAGCTGCACCACCGTCACGAACGAGGCGATGATGACGATGAAGGCGGGGATGCGGACACCGGCCGGAATCAGCTTGCGCAGCAACGCCACGGTGATGTTGGAACAGACCAGCACGAAGGTGGTCGCCAGCCCCATGCCCAAGCCGTTCTCCGCAGAGGTGGTGACGGCGAGGGTCGGACACATGCCCAGCAGCAGCTTGAAAACCGGGTTTTCCCGCCACAGGCCGCGAACGAACACATCTGCGAGACTCATTTCGCCTCCTTTTGCGCCGCAACGATCTGTTGCCGGTGGTCACGGTAGAACTCGAGGCCGGAGCGGATGGCGCCGACCACGGCACGCGGTGAAATGGTAGCGCCGGTGATCTGGTCGAAATCGCCGCCGTCCTTCTTCACCCGCCAGTCGGCATTGTCCAGGCCCTTGCCCTTGAACTGCTCCTTGAACCAGGACTCGACGATCTTGGCGCCCAGGCCAGGCGTCTCGGCATGGGACAGGATCTCGATGCCGCTCAGCCGCCCGGCGGGCTCGATGCCGACCATGATGTCGATATTGCCGCTGTAGCCGTCGGGAGCAGTCACCTTGAAGGCGATGCCGTTCAGCCTGCCGTCCTTGCGGCCGAGAAAGAAGGTCCGGTAGACGGGCTGCCCCTTCTTGTCGGTTCCCATCTGCAGGGAGCGGGTCTCGGCGTCCGGGCTGTTGTCGAAGGGGGGAAGAACGGCCTGCAGCGCCCGCACCATCTCCAGACGCCGCTGTTCGGCGATCGGCGCCCGGGTGACGGCCTCGACCAGCGAAAGAATCAGGCCGGCACCGGCGGCTATCAGGGTCAGAACGACGGCCAGTCGCACCGTTTCACGCATCGGTTCACCCCTTTTCCGTCACCAGGCCGAATTTCTTCGGCTTCAGGTAGCGGTCAATCAGCGGCGTCGCCGCATTCATCAGCAGTATGGCGAAGGACACCCCCTCCGGGTAGCCGCCGAACAGCCGGATGAGCACCGTCAGCAGACCGCACCCCGCCCCGAAGACCAGCATGCCGCGGCTGGTCACCGGGGTGGTGACCATGTCGGTCGCCATGAAAAAAGCCCCGAGCATCAGGCCGCCGGTCAGCAGATGGAACACTGGATCGGGATAACGGCCCGGATCGACCAGCCAGAAAGCACCCGACAGCAGCACCACGGTGCCGAGATAGGCGACCGGGACATGCCAGGTGATCACCTTCTTCCTCAGCAGGTAACCGGCCCCGAGCAGCAGGGCGAAGGCCGAAACCTCGCCTAGGCTGCCGCCGCTGTCGCCGAGGAAATAGCCGAGAAACCCGGCCTGCAGGTCGGCCGGCAGGGCACCGTGGAGCATGACCGCCTCCTTGGCACGGCCCAGGGGCGTGGCGGTCGTGACCGCATCAATCGCCGAGCCCAGCGGCGCGGGACGGGTCCAGCTGGTCATCTGCACGGGAAAGGAGATCAGCAGCACCACCCGCGCCACCAGTGCCGGATTGAAGGGATTGCAGCCCAGTCCGCCGTAGACCTGCTTGGCGATGACGATGGCGACAAAGGCGCCAAACAGGCTCATCCACCAGGGGCTCGACGGCGGCAGGTTCATTGCCAGCAGAATGCCGGTCAGCGCGGCGCTGCCATCCTGGATGGTCAGCGGGCGCTTCATCAGTTTCTGACAGGCCACCTCGAAGGCGACACAGCCGAGAGTGCAGATCAGCAGCGTGGCCAGAGCCGGCAGACCGAAAAGATAGACGGCCACGGCGCACGCCGGCAGCAGGGCGAAAATCACCTGGCGCATGATCTGCTCGGTGCTCGCCCCGGAAGCGATGTGCGGAGAACTGGAAAGATAGACCGGAGACGACACGATCAACCCTTTCTTCGCCGGGCCGTGATGGCCGCTTTCGCGTGGCGAATGCTCTGGACCAGCGGCAGGGCCGCCGGACAGGAATAGGAACAGCAGCCGCACTCGATGCAGTCCAGCGCTCCCAGAGCCTCCGCCTCGTCCATCATCTCGAGCCGCGCGTAGGCGGCGATGCTGGTCGGCAGAATGCGCGCCGGACAGGCCTGGACGCAGCGGGCGCAGCGGATGCACGGCCCCTCCGGCCGCTTCAGCACCTGCTCGGCGGTGAACAGCAGCAGGCCCGAAGTGCCCCGGGTCGCCGGCACGTCGAGCGACAGCTGGGCCATGCCCATCATCGGGCCGCCCATGATGATCTTGGCCGGTTCGGCCAGGGTTCCGCCGCAGGCCTCAACCAGGTGGCGCAGCGACATGCCGATGCGGATGCGCAGGTTCTTCGGCTGCTTCACGGCGGCGCCGGCCACGGTGGCTATCCGCTCGATCAGGGGCCGGCCGCGCAGCACGGCATCGGCGATGGCGGCGCAGGTGCCGACATTCTGCACCACCACGCCGACATCCATCGGCAGACCGCCGGAAGGAACTTCCCGGCCGGCAATGGCGCTGATGAGCTGCTTTTCCGCCCCTTGCGGATACTTGACTTCCAGCGGCACCACCTCGATGGACCGATCAGCACCGAGCGACGCCATCCGTTCGATGGCGTCGGGCTTGTTGGCCTCGATGCCGAGAAAGGTCCGTTCGACCCCGAGAATCTTCTGCAAAATGGCGATGCCGTCGAGAATGCGTTCGCTCTCCTCCAGCATCAGCCGGTGGTCGGCGGTCAGGTAGGGCTCGCACTCCACCCCGTTGAGAATCAGGGTATCGATCGGCTTTTCCGGCGGCGGGCTCAGTTTGACGTGGGTGGGAAAGGTCGCTCCGCCCATGCCGACGATACCGGCGTCACGGATGCGGCCGCGCAGCTCGTCGACGGTCGCTGCGGCCGGGTCGAGAAGCGGCATCGGCTCGTCCCAGGCGTCCTCGCCATCGGCCCGGATGACCACGGCCGGCAGGGCGCGTCCCGAGGGATGCGGCCGCGGCTCGACGGCGACCACCTCGCCCGACGTGGGCGCGTGAACCGGCACCGAAACAAAGCCGCCGGCCTCGCCGATCACCTGCCCCTTTCGCACCCGGTCCCCGGCCTGCACGCAGGCGGTGGCCGGCGCCCCGATGTGCTGCGACAGGGGGACAACCAGTTCTTCCGGCAGCGGGCAGTCCTCGATGGCCCTGGTCGCGGTGAATTCCTTGCTGTCGGGCGGATGCAACCCGCCGGAAAACGTTTTCATGCGCATGGTCGACTATCCTGCGACTTTCTCGTTCGCACCTGCATCCACGTCGGACGAAACGTCGGTTCCCGGCGCCCGGAAGCTGCTCCCTTCCGGATAGCCCTGACGAAAATCGCGGATGCACCTGGTCGGGCACTTTTCCACTCCGGGGCCGGCCTGCTCGTGGTGCTCGTAGACCACCCGGGCGAGAAAGTCCTCGATAACGTAGGCCTCCGGGGCCGTCTTCCTGCAGATCTGGCAGGCGATGCAGCCCACCTCGCAGTACTTGCGCACCGCCGCCCCCTTGTCGTGACTGTTGCACAGCACATGCACCGTCGCCTCCCGCGGCGCCATGGCGATCACCTGGCGCGGACAGACGGCGACACACTTGCGGCATCCGGTGCATTTTTCCCGGCTGATCACGGCAAGCCCGTCGGCGGTCATTTCGATGGCACCGAACGGACAGGCCCGCTCGCAGCTTCCCAGGCCCAGGCAGCCGCCGGGACAGGCCTTGGGCCCGTCGGCCAGCTTCTGGGCGGCGTTGCAGTCGGCCAGCCCGAGATAACGATACTTCTCCTTCGCCTTGCGGTTGTCACCCTGGCAGCGGACCACCGCCACCTGGGGCACGGCCGCCTCCGCCTCCACTCCCATGATACGGGCGATCGCCTCGACCGTCCCCTGTCCGCCCGGCGTACAGAGAGAGGGCGACACCCCGTCCTCGACCACCGCCTTGGCGTAGGCACCGCAGCCCGGATATCCGCAGGCACCGCAGTTGGCGCCGGAAAGAACGTCGATGATGGCCGACTCCCGCTGGTCGACCTCGACGGCGAACTTGCGCGCCGCCGCTCCGAGGGCCAGAGCCGCCAGCAGGCCGATACCGCCCAGACTTGTCACTGCTGCAATCATGTGCTTGCTTCCTTGTCGCCTATCCCTTGACCAGTCCGGCAAATCCCATGAACGCCAGCGAAAGCAGGCCGGCCGTCACCAGGGCGATGGCGGTCCCGCGAAAGCTCCGGGGCACCGGACAAAGGTCGATGCGCTCGCGCAGTCCGGCGAACAGTACCATGGCCAGTGTGAAGCCGAGGGCCGCACCGATGGCGAACACGACACTTTCCAGGAAGGAATAGCTCTTCTGGATGTTCAGAACGGCCAGACCGAGCACAGCGCAGTTGGTGGTGATCAGCGGCAGGAAAATACCGAGCGCCTGGTAGAGCACAGGACTCAGCTTCTGCACCGCCATCTCCACCAGCTGCACCAGCGAGGCGATGAC
Coding sequences:
- the rsxE gene encoding electron transport complex subunit RsxE, translating into MSLADVFVRGLWRENPVFKLLLGMCPTLAVTTSAENGLGMGLATTFVLVCSNITVALLRKLIPAGVRIPAFIVIIASFVTVVQLCMEAYVYDLYKALGIFIPLIVVNCLILGRAEAFASKNGLLPSIADGIGMGLGFTLGLFVLGSVREVIGGGSLLGISLFGAGYQPLLLMILPPGAFIALGLLLAGMNRFEATRMKD
- a CDS encoding RnfABCDGE type electron transport complex subunit G; protein product: MRETVRLAVVLTLIAAGAGLILSLVEAVTRAPIAEQRRLEMVRALQAVLPPFDNSPDAETRSLQMGTDKKGQPVYRTFFLGRKDGRLNGIAFKVTAPDGYSGNIDIMVGIEPAGRLSGIEILSHAETPGLGAKIVESWFKEQFKGKGLDNADWRVKKDGGDFDQITGATISPRAVVGAIRSGLEFYRDHRQQIVAAQKEAK
- a CDS encoding RnfABCDGE type electron transport complex subunit D yields the protein MSSPVYLSSSPHIASGASTEQIMRQVIFALLPACAVAVYLFGLPALATLLICTLGCVAFEVACQKLMKRPLTIQDGSAALTGILLAMNLPPSSPWWMSLFGAFVAIVIAKQVYGGLGCNPFNPALVARVVLLISFPVQMTSWTRPAPLGSAIDAVTTATPLGRAKEAVMLHGALPADLQAGFLGYFLGDSGGSLGEVSAFALLLGAGYLLRKKVITWHVPVAYLGTVVLLSGAFWLVDPGRYPDPVFHLLTGGLMLGAFFMATDMVTTPVTSRGMLVFGAGCGLLTVLIRLFGGYPEGVSFAILLMNAATPLIDRYLKPKKFGLVTEKG
- the rsxC gene encoding electron transport complex subunit RsxC, with amino-acid sequence MRMKTFSGGLHPPDSKEFTATRAIEDCPLPEELVVPLSQHIGAPATACVQAGDRVRKGQVIGEAGGFVSVPVHAPTSGEVVAVEPRPHPSGRALPAVVIRADGEDAWDEPMPLLDPAAATVDELRGRIRDAGIVGMGGATFPTHVKLSPPPEKPIDTLILNGVECEPYLTADHRLMLEESERILDGIAILQKILGVERTFLGIEANKPDAIERMASLGADRSIEVVPLEVKYPQGAEKQLISAIAGREVPSGGLPMDVGVVVQNVGTCAAIADAVLRGRPLIERIATVAGAAVKQPKNLRIRIGMSLRHLVEACGGTLAEPAKIIMGGPMMGMAQLSLDVPATRGTSGLLLFTAEQVLKRPEGPCIRCARCVQACPARILPTSIAAYARLEMMDEAEALGALDCIECGCCSYSCPAALPLVQSIRHAKAAITARRRKG
- a CDS encoding RnfABCDGE type electron transport complex subunit B; the protein is MIAAVTSLGGIGLLAALALGAAARKFAVEVDQRESAIIDVLSGANCGACGYPGCGAYAKAVVEDGVSPSLCTPGGQGTVEAIARIMGVEAEAAVPQVAVVRCQGDNRKAKEKYRYLGLADCNAAQKLADGPKACPGGCLGLGSCERACPFGAIEMTADGLAVISREKCTGCRKCVAVCPRQVIAMAPREATVHVLCNSHDKGAAVRKYCEVGCIACQICRKTAPEAYVIEDFLARVVYEHHEQAGPGVEKCPTRCIRDFRQGYPEGSSFRAPGTDVSSDVDAGANEKVAG
- the rsxA gene encoding electron transport complex subunit RsxA, which produces MVELVLILISAIFVNNFVLARFLGICPFLGVSKKVDTALGMGMAVTFVMTVAAVVTWLIQYFILVPFNIEYLQTIAFILVIASLVQLVEMAVQKLSPVLYQALGIFLPLITTNCAVLGLAVLNIQKSYSFLESVVFAIGAALGFTLAMVLFAGLRERIDLCPVPRSFRGTAIALVTAGLLSLAFMGFAGLVKG